The following coding sequences are from one Actinomycetota bacterium window:
- the cdhD gene encoding CO dehydrogenase/acetyl-CoA synthase subunit delta → MAFVPPFEKYMGKIREVTIGSGNSQITVGGENTLPFYLFEGEMSHKPVIAMEVYDVVPEGWSEVALEPFKDVINDPPAWAKKCQDQYQADLICLQLLGTDPTGKNRSPDEAAETVKSVLEAISIPLIVYGSGNVEKDMEVLKKVAQVAHGGRIVLGPAQEDNYKSITAAALGFDHVVSGQTPIDVNMAKQLNILITNLGIDAQRVIMDPSTGALGYGLEYTYSVMERDKLAALQQNDAMMQMPLVCNLGREAWRAKEARATEEDEPSWGDVKKRGILWEALTAISLGLAGANILIMRHPEAVKLVRRVIDLLIEGE, encoded by the coding sequence ATGGCTTTTGTACCGCCCTTTGAGAAATATATGGGCAAGATCAGAGAGGTAACCATCGGAAGTGGGAACTCTCAAATAACCGTTGGCGGAGAAAATACCCTTCCCTTCTATTTATTCGAAGGGGAGATGTCTCACAAGCCCGTTATAGCCATGGAGGTTTATGATGTGGTTCCCGAAGGATGGTCTGAAGTCGCCCTGGAACCCTTCAAGGATGTAATCAATGATCCACCGGCATGGGCTAAGAAGTGTCAGGACCAGTATCAAGCTGATTTAATCTGTCTCCAGCTCTTGGGAACGGATCCCACGGGAAAGAATCGCAGTCCCGATGAAGCTGCTGAAACCGTCAAATCCGTTTTAGAAGCGATTTCCATTCCTCTAATCGTTTACGGTTCAGGAAATGTTGAAAAGGATATGGAGGTCTTGAAGAAAGTAGCTCAGGTTGCTCATGGGGGAAGAATAGTTCTCGGTCCAGCTCAGGAGGATAATTATAAATCCATAACTGCTGCTGCATTGGGTTTTGACCATGTTGTGTCCGGACAAACACCCATAGATGTGAACATGGCAAAACAACTCAACATTTTAATAACAAATTTGGGAATCGATGCCCAGAGGGTGATCATGGATCCCTCGACCGGGGCTCTGGGCTATGGTTTGGAATATACCTACTCGGTAATGGAGAGGGATAAATTGGCGGCCTTGCAGCAGAACGATGCAATGATGCAGATGCCCCTGGTCTGTAATTTGGGCAGGGAAGCTTGGAGAGCTAAAGAGGCTAGAGCCACCGAGGAAGATGAACCTTCCTGGGGGGATGTCAAAAAACGCGGTATTTTATGGGAAGCTCTTACCGCGATAAGCTTGGGCTTAGCTGGCGCAAATATTTTGATCATGCGCCACCCCGAAGCCGTAAAATTGGTGAGAAGGGTAATCGATCTCCTGATCGAAGGCGAATGA
- the folD gene encoding bifunctional methylenetetrahydrofolate dehydrogenase/methenyltetrahydrofolate cyclohydrolase FolD, whose amino-acid sequence MTAKIINGKEVASSIYRELSEEIKILKEGGIIPGLAVILVGEDPTSLVYVRQKERACEKLGILSKKYSLSKDVSEEELLKLIDDLNNDPSIHGILVQLPLPDHIDTQKVLNAVDPKKDVDGFHPFNVGNLTIGEIRYPPCTPHGVLELLMRTGVEIRGKNAVVVGRSNIVGKPMALMLLHNDATVTICHSKTRDLASHTRRADILVVAVGHPKLVTADMVKEGVVVIDVGINRVDDKLVGDVDYEAVKEKAAAITPVPGGVGPMTIGMLLKNTVEAAKIQSARK is encoded by the coding sequence ATGACGGCGAAAATCATCAACGGGAAAGAGGTAGCCTCCAGCATTTACCGTGAGTTATCAGAAGAGATAAAAATCCTTAAAGAGGGGGGTATCATCCCCGGATTAGCGGTTATTTTGGTTGGCGAGGATCCTACATCCCTGGTTTATGTTCGCCAGAAAGAGAGAGCTTGTGAGAAACTAGGTATCTTATCGAAAAAATATTCTTTATCTAAAGATGTTTCCGAGGAAGAACTTTTAAAACTCATCGATGATTTAAATAATGATCCTTCGATCCATGGCATCCTCGTTCAGTTACCATTACCCGACCACATCGATACCCAAAAGGTTTTAAATGCCGTTGATCCTAAGAAGGATGTTGATGGTTTTCACCCCTTTAATGTGGGCAATTTGACCATAGGTGAAATCCGCTATCCACCATGTACACCCCATGGGGTATTGGAGCTGTTGATGAGGACGGGTGTGGAAATCAGAGGCAAAAATGCTGTTGTGGTTGGAAGAAGTAACATCGTTGGGAAGCCCATGGCTTTAATGCTCTTACATAATGATGCTACGGTCACCATCTGCCATTCCAAGACAAGGGATCTGGCCTCTCACACGAGGAGAGCCGATATTTTGGTGGTTGCCGTGGGACATCCAAAACTGGTTACGGCGGATATGGTCAAGGAGGGCGTGGTTGTAATCGACGTAGGCATCAATAGAGTGGATGATAAATTGGTGGGCGATGTTGACTACGAAGCGGTGAAGGAAAAGGCTGCTGCCATAACGCCAGTGCCTGGAGGAGTTGGCCCAATGACCATAGGTATGCTTCTGAAGAATACCGTGGAGGCAGCCAAGATCCAATCCGCGAGAAAGTAA
- a CDS encoding AAA family ATPase: MSLLSRVIAVAGKGGTGKTTLAALIIRYLCRTEEIPILAVDADANTNLHEALGMELKSTVGSIREEVLESIRELPPGISKDTYIEFKIQEALVESEKFDLLSMGRPEGPGCYCYANTILRRCLDALSENYQYVVIDNEAGMEHLSRRTTRDVDFLLVVSDPTLRGVETAVKIRDLASELKLKIKKIFLIINRIEGKPHPSVLSELKKGELKLAGIVPNDELIPRYDIEHRSLLDLPETSKAVQAVDGIMEELLAIQTSRRKIT; encoded by the coding sequence GTGAGTTTGTTGAGTCGCGTGATAGCTGTAGCTGGCAAAGGTGGCACCGGAAAAACTACTCTTGCTGCGTTGATCATCAGATATTTATGCCGAACGGAAGAGATACCCATTTTGGCAGTGGATGCCGATGCCAACACAAACCTGCACGAAGCTTTAGGGATGGAACTTAAGTCCACCGTGGGTAGTATTCGGGAAGAGGTATTGGAGAGCATCCGTGAACTACCACCTGGAATATCGAAGGATACATACATCGAATTCAAGATCCAGGAGGCTTTAGTGGAGTCCGAGAAGTTCGATTTACTGAGTATGGGAAGACCCGAGGGTCCGGGATGTTATTGCTATGCCAATACAATCTTAAGGAGATGCCTGGATGCTTTATCAGAAAACTACCAATATGTGGTGATAGATAATGAAGCTGGAATGGAGCATTTAAGTAGACGTACAACAAGGGATGTGGATTTCCTTTTGGTCGTTTCCGATCCCACCTTAAGAGGCGTCGAAACGGCGGTAAAGATAAGAGATCTGGCAAGTGAACTAAAATTGAAGATTAAAAAGATTTTCCTGATAATCAACCGGATAGAAGGGAAACCTCATCCTTCGGTATTAAGCGAGTTGAAAAAAGGGGAGCTTAAACTGGCAGGAATTGTACCAAATGATGAGCTCATTCCCCGTTACGATATAGAACATCGATCCCTGCTGGATCTCCCGGAGACCTCAAAAGCCGTGCAAGCCGTGGACGGAATTATGGAGGAGCTTTTGGCTATCCAGACGAGCCGTAGGAAAATCACTTAG
- a CDS encoding ASKHA domain-containing protein has protein sequence MKEYNVIFYPSNRRIRVKDGENLLRAAIAAEVHINAFCGGDGTCGKCRVIVEKGIVDTKPTTMLSTEEIKEGYVLACSSAIKSDLEVRVPIESRLADRQILERERRVPTYGHILSTPEWEARLVSVKLDPAARKVHLRLKPPSLDDSLSDLSRIERELSVKHHIKNIITHISVARKLPDILRQSNWDITVTLLNTGSEIILMQVEPGDTTSQHYGVAIDVGTTSIVARLMDLNKGHTVAESSDYNAQITYGEDVIARIIFATKEGGLAKLQSLVVSTINGLIERLIKKAKIKSEHIAILTATGNTTMTHLLLGLNPKYIREEPYIPAATSFPWVKCEELGIDVIPQAYLHCSPCVASYVGGDITAGILASNFLEEDILTLYMDVGTNGEMVLGCSDWLLSCSCSAGPAFEGGGIKHGMRATRGAIEQIRIDPVTLEPMIITIGLTKPLGICGSGLIDAVAELFLAGVINQKGKINLELETPRVRKGAYGAEYVLAWANETATGKDIVITEADIDNLMRAKAAVFAGITVLVESLDLKLSGIENIIIAGAFGNYLEIDKAITIGLLPELPMEKFIFIGNGSLLGACFACLSREMQEKAKKIAEKMSYLDLSTSSKFMERYVSALFLPHTNVDLFPSMKGRIKALTRKAI, from the coding sequence ATGAAGGAGTATAACGTAATATTTTATCCCAGCAATCGAAGGATTCGAGTGAAAGACGGAGAGAATCTCCTGCGAGCGGCGATAGCTGCTGAGGTGCATATCAATGCCTTCTGCGGCGGCGATGGCACCTGCGGTAAATGTCGGGTGATCGTAGAGAAGGGAATAGTGGACACAAAGCCGACGACAATGCTATCAACTGAGGAGATAAAGGAGGGTTATGTACTCGCCTGTTCTTCTGCGATCAAGAGTGATCTCGAAGTAAGAGTCCCCATCGAATCCAGGTTGGCAGATAGGCAGATTTTGGAGAGGGAAAGAAGGGTTCCCACCTATGGGCATATTTTGTCCACCCCCGAATGGGAGGCGCGCCTTGTAAGCGTAAAACTCGATCCAGCTGCAAGGAAGGTTCATTTGAGATTAAAACCACCTTCTTTGGATGATAGCTTAAGTGACCTGTCTCGGATCGAAAGGGAGCTTAGTGTGAAGCATCACATAAAGAACATCATCACTCATATTTCCGTTGCTCGGAAACTACCCGATATCCTCAGGCAAAGCAATTGGGATATCACGGTGACCCTTTTGAATACGGGCTCCGAGATCATACTCATGCAGGTGGAACCGGGCGACACGACCTCCCAGCATTATGGTGTAGCCATAGATGTGGGTACCACGAGCATCGTGGCACGTCTCATGGATCTTAACAAGGGCCATACCGTGGCTGAAAGTTCAGACTATAATGCTCAAATAACTTACGGAGAGGATGTAATAGCCCGGATCATCTTTGCAACGAAGGAAGGTGGGCTGGCAAAATTGCAATCTCTCGTGGTCTCCACAATTAATGGATTGATCGAGAGACTGATAAAAAAGGCGAAGATAAAATCGGAGCACATTGCCATCCTAACAGCAACGGGAAATACAACGATGACCCATCTCCTCCTGGGGCTTAACCCCAAATACATAAGAGAAGAGCCATACATCCCAGCTGCTACTTCTTTCCCCTGGGTGAAGTGTGAAGAATTGGGGATAGATGTCATTCCCCAAGCCTATCTCCACTGTTCTCCCTGTGTAGCGAGTTATGTAGGTGGCGACATAACGGCTGGAATTCTTGCTTCAAATTTCTTAGAGGAGGATATACTCACATTGTATATGGATGTGGGGACCAATGGAGAAATGGTCTTGGGTTGCTCCGATTGGTTGCTCTCTTGCTCATGTTCAGCTGGTCCCGCCTTTGAAGGCGGCGGCATTAAACACGGCATGCGAGCTACAAGAGGAGCTATAGAGCAAATTCGCATTGATCCAGTGACTCTTGAACCCATGATAATAACGATCGGTCTCACGAAACCATTAGGGATCTGCGGTTCTGGTCTCATCGATGCTGTGGCTGAACTATTCCTGGCCGGGGTGATCAACCAGAAGGGAAAGATAAATTTGGAACTTGAGACCCCTCGTGTTCGAAAGGGAGCATACGGAGCTGAATACGTCTTGGCCTGGGCTAACGAAACGGCCACGGGTAAAGACATCGTGATCACCGAGGCCGATATCGATAATTTGATGCGGGCTAAAGCGGCTGTCTTTGCAGGGATAACGGTGTTGGTGGAGAGTTTAGATCTCAAGCTCTCGGGTATAGAAAATATCATCATCGCTGGAGCCTTTGGAAACTATTTGGAGATCGATAAAGCCATAACCATCGGTCTCTTACCGGAACTTCCCATGGAGAAGTTCATTTTCATAGGGAATGGATCCTTGCTCGGTGCTTGTTTCGCTTGTCTATCGCGGGAAATGCAGGAGAAAGCCAAAAAAATCGCCGAGAAAATGTCCTACCTTGATTTAAGTACCAGTTCCAAGTTCATGGAGAGATACGTTTCGGCACTCTTTCTTCCTCACACCAATGTGGACCTTTTCCCCTCCATGAAGGGAAGGATAAAAGCCCTTACGAGGAAAGCGATATAG
- a CDS encoding formate--tetrahydrofolate ligase, protein MKTDLEIAQEAKLKPISEIAEQIGLLADEIEFYGKYKAKISLDVLERFKDRPDGKFITVTAITPTPLGEGKTTTNIGLTMALARIGKNVINTLREPSMGPVFGIKGGACGGGYAQVVPMEDINLHFTGDIHAVGAAHNLLAAMLDTHILKGNKLGIDLFSITWPRVVDISDRALRHVIIGLGGRENGIPRETGFDITVASEVMAILALATDFKDLRNRLGSIVVGSTYDGRAVTAEDLRAAGAMAALLRDALKPNLIQTLENTPCIMHAGPFANVAHGNNSVVADHIALKLADYVVTESGFGADCGAEKMFNIKCRYGNLRLDCVVLTATVRGLKMHGGGFKAIPGRSIDRELMEKENVEAVEKGCENLEKQIENMLLFGVPVVVAINRFPSDTEAEIEVIKEKAIQAGAKYAIPIEVWAKGGEGAIELAQAVVEVCKEPNSFHFLYPLDIPIKEKIEIICTKIYGADGVDYAPLAERKIELYTKQGFDKLPINMAKTHLSLSHDPNLKGRPRGFKVPIRDIRASAGAGFLYPICGEMRTMPGLPSVPAAVHVDIDEHGRIVGLF, encoded by the coding sequence ATGAAGACCGATCTTGAAATTGCTCAAGAAGCGAAATTGAAACCCATCTCCGAGATAGCGGAGCAAATTGGGCTCTTGGCGGATGAAATCGAATTCTATGGTAAGTATAAAGCCAAAATTTCCCTTGATGTTTTGGAAAGGTTTAAGGACAGACCGGATGGTAAATTCATCACCGTGACGGCGATCACCCCTACGCCCTTGGGGGAGGGAAAGACCACCACAAACATTGGGCTTACCATGGCTTTGGCCAGAATAGGGAAGAATGTAATAAATACCCTTCGCGAACCATCCATGGGCCCCGTTTTTGGCATCAAGGGTGGTGCATGTGGAGGCGGTTACGCTCAGGTTGTCCCCATGGAGGATATAAATCTGCACTTCACTGGGGATATTCATGCCGTGGGGGCTGCTCACAACCTACTGGCAGCCATGCTGGATACCCACATCTTGAAGGGAAACAAACTCGGTATAGACCTCTTCTCTATCACTTGGCCCAGGGTTGTGGATATCAGCGATAGGGCTTTGAGACACGTCATAATCGGACTCGGGGGTCGTGAGAATGGTATTCCAAGGGAAACGGGCTTTGATATCACCGTGGCTTCGGAGGTTATGGCCATTCTGGCTCTGGCAACCGATTTTAAGGATCTTAGGAATAGATTGGGTAGCATAGTTGTGGGGAGTACCTACGATGGTCGAGCTGTAACCGCGGAGGATTTGAGGGCTGCGGGAGCCATGGCCGCGCTACTTAGGGATGCTCTAAAACCAAATCTTATCCAAACCCTTGAGAACACCCCCTGCATCATGCATGCTGGTCCCTTCGCCAACGTGGCTCACGGCAACAACTCCGTCGTCGCCGACCACATCGCGCTCAAATTGGCCGATTATGTGGTCACTGAAAGCGGCTTTGGTGCTGACTGTGGAGCGGAAAAAATGTTCAACATAAAGTGTCGTTACGGCAATTTGAGACTCGATTGCGTGGTTCTCACCGCCACCGTAAGGGGCTTGAAGATGCATGGGGGTGGCTTCAAAGCCATTCCCGGTAGATCAATCGATAGGGAACTCATGGAGAAGGAGAATGTCGAAGCCGTGGAAAAGGGTTGCGAAAATCTGGAAAAGCAGATTGAAAACATGTTATTGTTTGGCGTTCCGGTCGTCGTTGCCATCAATAGGTTTCCCTCGGATACCGAGGCAGAGATCGAGGTGATAAAGGAAAAAGCGATACAAGCGGGAGCCAAATATGCCATCCCCATAGAGGTTTGGGCCAAAGGTGGAGAAGGAGCCATCGAATTAGCCCAAGCCGTGGTCGAAGTTTGCAAGGAACCAAATAGTTTCCACTTTCTTTACCCCTTGGATATTCCCATTAAGGAAAAGATCGAGATCATCTGCACCAAGATTTACGGAGCGGATGGTGTGGACTATGCTCCCTTAGCTGAGAGAAAGATAGAGCTATACACGAAACAGGGATTCGATAAATTACCCATAAATATGGCCAAGACCCATCTCTCCCTTTCGCACGATCCCAATTTGAAGGGGAGACCAAGGGGATTTAAGGTTCCCATTCGGGACATCCGAGCCTCCGCTGGTGCTGGATTCCTCTACCCCATTTGTGGTGAAATGAGGACAATGCCGGGACTTCCCTCGGTGCCCGCAGCCGTGCACGTCGATATCGATGAGCACGGGAGAATTGTTGGACTGTTCTAA
- a CDS encoding glycosyltransferase family 4 protein: MKIAQIAPPWYPIPPAGYGGIELVVSLLTEGLVQRGHDVTLFASGDSSTEAELVSVFEFAPTREIGQVYPDLLHVLNAYERASEFDIIHDHSGMIGPALGSFCSTPVLHTLHGPATERAKYLYSRLKDKIYFNAISEYQRKCFGNLNFVATIYNAIDIHAYPFSPRKDNYLLFLGRMSPEKGAHLAVEVANRLKKKLVLVTKCLEEREKRYYKTQVEPLLSKNVEILGQVDLKTKAELYMNAECTLFPIQWPEPFGLVMVESMATGTPVVALRNGSTPEVIVHKKTGFIVDSMEEMVKAVAKVEEIDPKMCRKHVEERFSAERMVGDYEKTYQRILGFTMMQDTDTYYFQHLC; this comes from the coding sequence ATGAAGATCGCACAAATCGCACCACCTTGGTATCCTATCCCACCAGCGGGATACGGTGGAATTGAGCTCGTGGTGAGCTTGCTTACGGAGGGGCTTGTCCAGCGGGGGCACGATGTAACTCTGTTTGCCTCCGGTGATTCATCAACGGAAGCCGAATTGGTCTCGGTATTTGAATTTGCTCCCACCAGGGAAATCGGTCAAGTTTACCCCGATCTTCTTCACGTTCTCAATGCTTACGAGAGGGCAAGTGAATTCGACATCATCCACGATCATAGTGGGATGATTGGTCCAGCTCTCGGCTCTTTTTGCTCTACGCCAGTCCTGCATACCTTGCATGGACCGGCAACGGAAAGAGCCAAATACTTATATAGTAGGCTTAAAGACAAGATTTACTTTAATGCCATATCCGAATATCAGCGCAAGTGTTTTGGGAACTTAAACTTCGTTGCCACCATCTATAATGCCATCGATATTCACGCTTATCCCTTTTCTCCACGGAAGGACAATTATTTGCTATTTCTTGGAAGGATGAGCCCAGAGAAGGGAGCCCATCTTGCAGTCGAGGTTGCAAACCGCCTCAAAAAGAAATTGGTCTTGGTGACGAAGTGCCTCGAGGAGCGTGAAAAGCGATACTATAAGACCCAGGTTGAACCCCTGCTCTCAAAAAATGTTGAAATTTTAGGCCAGGTTGATTTGAAGACCAAAGCTGAACTTTATATGAATGCGGAATGTACATTATTTCCTATCCAATGGCCGGAACCCTTCGGTCTGGTGATGGTCGAGTCGATGGCCACCGGAACTCCCGTAGTTGCTTTAAGGAACGGTTCCACACCTGAAGTTATCGTCCACAAAAAGACCGGTTTTATAGTTGATTCCATGGAAGAAATGGTAAAAGCTGTTGCCAAGGTCGAAGAGATCGATCCCAAGATGTGCCGCAAACATGTGGAGGAAAGATTCTCGGCGGAAAGGATGGTTGGCGATTACGAAAAGACGTATCAAAGGATACTGGGTTTTACGATGATGCAAGATACGGACACCTATTATTTCCAACACCTCTGTTAA
- the selB gene encoding selenocysteine-specific translation elongation factor codes for MKHIIIGTAGHIDHGKTTLVKALTGVDTDRLKEEKKRGISIDLGFAEFKLPSGQVAGVVDVPGHERFVKNMLAGATGMDLVLLVVAADDGVMPQTEEHLAIANLLGVKKAIVALAKVDLVEEEWLEIVEEDIKSLLKGTTFEDAPIIRVSPVTGFGLEKLLHEMGKIASEVAPKDTDSPYRLPIDRAFSLKGVGTVVTGTLWSGEISLDEQVVILPKGLSSRVRSIQVHSHNVEKAYAGQRVALNLVGVEVGELKRGDVILPPDYLSLSRRFDAKLYLLPVWSKPLKNGTRVRIHHGTQEVMGRIMLLGKDELLPGEVGYAQLRLEGPIVPKRGDRFIIRSYSPIHTIGGGQILDSHPQKHKRFHTELLEQMKLLEEGKSMELVRLALREAKIPLSASEVANRFELLGSEVGPDLSSLVQKGEIEILPSEGEDIYIPSSEYQRSKERILNYLEEYLRENPFSFGVKKEMVRAQILAHLPLKMVNVLFNKLISSGSIVQEGDILRHPKKGFELTAEQKKLYNRVYHFLSKQKFAPPGLKELSESTCVGMEELKALLERLSSEGKVVKVRYDMYFSREAVEEAKERIIVFLREKENITPAEFKALLGTTRKYALPLLEYFDTLKITRRIGDYRVLQ; via the coding sequence TTGAAGCACATAATAATCGGAACTGCAGGACATATAGATCACGGGAAAACGACATTGGTTAAAGCCCTTACCGGTGTGGATACCGACCGGTTAAAGGAGGAGAAAAAACGGGGGATCTCCATAGACCTGGGTTTTGCCGAATTTAAATTACCCAGCGGTCAAGTGGCAGGGGTCGTTGACGTCCCAGGTCATGAGCGCTTTGTGAAGAATATGCTCGCCGGTGCCACGGGTATGGATTTAGTACTCCTCGTGGTAGCCGCAGATGATGGGGTAATGCCTCAAACCGAAGAGCACCTGGCAATCGCCAATCTTTTGGGCGTGAAGAAAGCCATAGTGGCCTTAGCGAAAGTGGATTTGGTGGAAGAAGAATGGCTGGAAATCGTGGAGGAGGATATCAAATCCCTGCTTAAAGGGACCACGTTTGAAGATGCCCCTATCATTCGTGTATCCCCTGTAACTGGATTTGGTTTAGAAAAATTGCTGCATGAAATGGGTAAGATTGCAAGCGAGGTTGCCCCAAAGGATACAGACTCTCCCTATCGACTTCCCATAGATAGGGCCTTCAGCCTAAAGGGTGTTGGTACCGTGGTCACGGGAACTTTATGGTCCGGCGAAATCTCCCTCGATGAACAGGTTGTAATTCTCCCTAAGGGCCTATCTTCAAGGGTAAGAAGCATCCAGGTTCACAGTCACAACGTGGAAAAAGCCTATGCTGGGCAACGTGTAGCTCTGAATCTCGTGGGTGTGGAAGTGGGTGAACTTAAGCGCGGGGATGTCATCCTTCCACCGGATTATCTTTCTCTCTCACGCAGATTTGATGCCAAACTCTATCTCTTGCCCGTGTGGTCAAAACCCCTTAAAAACGGGACTCGGGTTAGGATTCATCACGGAACGCAGGAGGTCATGGGAAGGATTATGTTGTTGGGTAAGGATGAGCTTCTCCCCGGGGAAGTTGGCTACGCTCAATTACGTCTTGAAGGACCCATAGTTCCCAAAAGAGGTGATAGATTCATCATTCGGAGCTATTCTCCTATCCATACAATCGGAGGGGGACAGATTTTAGATAGCCACCCGCAAAAGCATAAACGTTTTCACACTGAGCTTTTGGAGCAAATGAAGCTTCTAGAAGAGGGTAAATCCATGGAACTCGTGAGACTAGCTTTGAGAGAGGCAAAAATCCCTCTTTCTGCAAGTGAGGTAGCAAATCGCTTTGAGCTCCTTGGGAGTGAGGTGGGACCAGACTTAAGCTCGTTGGTTCAAAAAGGTGAAATTGAGATTCTTCCCAGCGAAGGAGAAGATATCTATATTCCTTCTTCCGAGTATCAAAGGTCGAAGGAAAGGATATTAAATTATTTGGAAGAGTATCTCCGGGAAAACCCCTTTAGTTTTGGGGTCAAGAAGGAGATGGTAAGAGCTCAAATCCTCGCACATCTTCCTTTAAAGATGGTGAATGTGCTCTTTAACAAGCTTATCTCCAGCGGATCCATAGTTCAAGAAGGGGATATTCTAAGACATCCCAAAAAAGGTTTTGAGCTTACAGCTGAGCAAAAGAAGCTGTACAATAGAGTATATCACTTCCTATCAAAGCAGAAGTTTGCCCCTCCTGGATTAAAGGAATTGAGCGAAAGCACCTGTGTCGGGATGGAGGAATTAAAGGCTTTATTGGAGAGACTATCCTCCGAAGGCAAGGTTGTAAAGGTGAGATACGATATGTATTTTTCAAGGGAGGCAGTCGAGGAGGCCAAGGAGAGAATCATCGTCTTTTTAAGGGAGAAAGAGAATATAACCCCTGCTGAGTTCAAGGCGCTCTTGGGGACCACACGTAAATATGCCTTACCACTTCTGGAATATTTTGATACACTAAAGATTACGAGGAGAATTGGAGATTATCGAGTCCTCCAATGA
- the selA gene encoding L-seryl-tRNA(Sec) selenium transferase gives MLKDEYLRRLSAVDELLQLSPIQDLMKNYPRSVVVEAIRAVLQELRQTILSSKDPVELENLQLKPEDLVPLITKLVKEVMHPHLRKVINATGVVIHTNLGRSILAPEAVDALVNVAKNYSNLEFNLKKGERGSRYEHVEDILSTLTRAEAGMVVNNNAGAVLLALNTLACGKEVIVSRGELVEIGGAFRIPDVMRQSGATLIEVGTTNKTYIHDYERAITPETALLLKVHTSNFRVVGFVAEVSLEELVALGKGHNIPVMEDLGSGVFVELSQYGLSHEPTVQECIKAGADVVTFSGDKLLGAPQAGIILGKKEFISKMKRNPLTRALRVDKLTLAGLESTLKIYLDPAEAAEKIPTLAMILASPSELERRARKLAEKLRQRVGTAFNIEVQGEISMVGGGALPLEELPTWVVAITSKKFPTADLEDKLRRLEPPIVARVKEDKVLLDMRTIRPQEIGEIVDAFASISISQESASR, from the coding sequence ATCTTGAAGGACGAGTACCTTCGCCGCCTTTCGGCCGTCGATGAATTGCTACAATTGTCGCCAATTCAAGATCTGATGAAAAACTATCCCCGCTCAGTAGTTGTAGAAGCTATCCGCGCGGTATTACAGGAACTTAGGCAGACAATACTCTCAAGTAAGGATCCCGTGGAGCTCGAGAATTTGCAGCTTAAGCCGGAGGATTTAGTTCCTTTAATCACCAAATTGGTGAAAGAGGTCATGCATCCTCATTTGAGGAAGGTGATCAACGCTACGGGAGTGGTTATCCATACAAATCTCGGCAGGTCCATTCTTGCTCCTGAAGCTGTGGATGCTCTCGTCAACGTGGCGAAGAACTACTCCAATCTGGAGTTCAATCTGAAAAAGGGCGAGCGAGGCTCCCGCTATGAGCATGTAGAGGACATTTTAAGTACGCTCACCAGAGCGGAGGCGGGTATGGTAGTTAACAATAATGCGGGTGCCGTACTTTTAGCCCTAAATACATTGGCCTGTGGCAAAGAGGTTATCGTCTCCCGAGGAGAGTTGGTTGAAATAGGCGGAGCCTTTAGGATACCCGATGTTATGCGTCAAAGTGGAGCCACCTTGATTGAAGTGGGAACGACGAATAAGACTTATATCCATGATTATGAAAGAGCCATAACTCCGGAAACAGCCCTTCTGCTCAAGGTGCACACCAGCAATTTCAGGGTGGTTGGATTCGTCGCTGAAGTTAGTCTCGAAGAATTGGTAGCCCTGGGCAAAGGCCATAATATCCCAGTGATGGAGGACTTGGGAAGCGGCGTTTTTGTAGAACTCTCACAATATGGACTCTCCCATGAGCCTACAGTTCAAGAGTGCATTAAGGCGGGAGCCGATGTGGTAACTTTCAGCGGTGACAAGCTCCTTGGAGCACCCCAAGCCGGAATAATCCTGGGGAAGAAAGAGTTCATCTCCAAAATGAAGAGGAATCCACTGACTAGAGCTCTCAGGGTGGATAAACTCACCCTGGCTGGTTTGGAGTCCACTTTGAAGATTTATCTTGATCCAGCAGAAGCGGCGGAAAAGATTCCAACCTTGGCCATGATCCTCGCTTCGCCCTCTGAACTTGAGCGAAGGGCTCGGAAATTGGCCGAAAAATTGAGGCAAAGGGTTGGTACAGCCTTCAATATCGAAGTTCAGGGGGAGATATCCATGGTCGGTGGAGGAGCACTTCCCCTGGAGGAGCTCCCCACATGGGTGGTGGCAATAACCTCTAAGAAATTTCCCACAGCTGATTTAGAGGATAAACTTCGGCGATTGGAACCTCCCATCGTGGCTCGTGTAAAGGAAGATAAAGTCCTTCTTGATATGCGCACCATTCGACCTCAGGAAATCGGGGAGATAGTGGATGCCTTTGCTTCCATTTCTATCAGTCAGGAGTCTGCTAGTCGATAG